In Streptomyces sp. P3, one DNA window encodes the following:
- a CDS encoding DUF742 domain-containing protein, translated as MTGYGELEPQTPELVRPYVITKGRGLPDEGQLSLITLVTAAADHEQRPTRLSPEEQKLLDLCAAGYLSVAEIAGHTQLPLGVVKILLAALTEGGYLITRPPVQRAPLADRDILEEVLNGLRAKFG; from the coding sequence ATGACCGGCTACGGCGAACTGGAGCCGCAGACACCGGAGTTAGTGCGTCCGTACGTCATCACCAAGGGGCGCGGGCTGCCCGACGAGGGGCAGCTGTCCCTCATCACGCTGGTCACGGCTGCCGCCGACCACGAGCAGCGGCCCACGAGACTGTCCCCCGAGGAACAGAAGCTGCTGGACCTGTGCGCGGCCGGCTACCTGTCGGTCGCCGAGATCGCCGGGCACACCCAACTCCCCCTGGGAGTGGTGAAGATCCTCCTGGCCGCACTCACCGAGGGCGGCTACCTCATCACCCGTCCGCCCGTCCAGCGGGCTCCGCTCGCCGACCGGGACATCCTGGAGGAGGTGCTGAATGGTCTCAGGGCCAAGTTTGGATGA
- a CDS encoding ATP/GTP-binding protein has translation MVSGPSLDEQAYVRGGETQTAVKILVVGHFAVGKTTFIGAISEIEPLSTEETMTRAAEAVDDLKGVQGKTTTTVAMDFGRLTISDRVVLYLFGTPGQQRFVQMWEDMARGALGALVLVDPERLADSFAVIDLIEHYGLDYAIAVNHFDGAPPRDENALREALDLLDDTPVVTCDARDERSSADALITLVRHLQERAH, from the coding sequence ATGGTCTCAGGGCCAAGTTTGGATGAGCAGGCGTACGTCCGCGGCGGTGAGACGCAGACGGCCGTCAAGATCCTCGTCGTGGGCCACTTCGCGGTCGGCAAGACCACGTTCATCGGGGCGATCTCCGAGATCGAGCCGCTGTCGACCGAGGAGACGATGACCCGGGCGGCCGAGGCGGTCGACGACCTCAAGGGGGTCCAGGGCAAGACCACCACCACGGTCGCCATGGACTTCGGCCGCCTGACCATCAGCGACCGTGTCGTGCTGTACCTGTTCGGAACGCCGGGCCAGCAGCGTTTCGTGCAGATGTGGGAGGACATGGCGCGCGGCGCGCTCGGCGCGCTGGTCCTCGTCGATCCCGAGCGGCTCGCGGACTCCTTCGCCGTGATCGATCTGATCGAACACTACGGACTCGACTACGCCATCGCCGTCAACCACTTCGACGGCGCCCCGCCGCGGGACGAGAACGCTCTGCGCGAAGCACTCGACCTGCTCGACGACACCCCCGTCGTCACCTGCGACGCGCGAGACGAACGGTCGTCGGCCGACGCGCTGATCACCCTCGTCCGCCATCTGCAGGAACGTGCACACTAG